One Hyalangium gracile genomic window carries:
- a CDS encoding carbohydrate kinase family protein encodes MTRLIAFGEALVDMLSSRLGDSTAPETFTPYAGGAPANVAVACARLGVPSLFVGMLGKDRFGDFILGELASHGVDIRHVERTDQAKTALAFVSRDASGERRFDFYRPPSADLLYRPEHLPANLFDAQALLHLCSNTLTEEAITATTFAVADRAAAAGALISVDANLRPNLWPGHRVDIARVTALLDRAQLIKLASEELELLRNGVPEERWLEERRARGAVLVVITDGGKPVTAVTAQGRFQVTPPKVQVVDTTAAGDAFIGGLLSAVVEARLTRDTLAAWAADREQLTRALELACRCGAFTVTRPGSYAALPRRADLAALAAEARPSAG; translated from the coding sequence ATGACGCGACTGATCGCCTTCGGTGAAGCGCTGGTCGACATGCTGTCCAGCCGGCTGGGAGACTCCACCGCGCCGGAGACGTTCACGCCCTACGCGGGAGGGGCACCGGCCAACGTCGCCGTGGCCTGTGCCCGGCTCGGGGTGCCGAGCCTCTTCGTGGGCATGCTGGGAAAGGACCGCTTCGGGGACTTCATCCTCGGAGAGCTCGCCTCGCACGGGGTGGACATCCGCCACGTGGAGCGCACGGACCAGGCGAAGACCGCGCTGGCCTTCGTCTCGCGGGATGCCTCGGGCGAGCGCCGCTTCGACTTCTACCGGCCGCCCTCGGCCGACCTGCTCTACCGCCCCGAGCACCTCCCCGCGAACCTGTTCGACGCTCAGGCGCTGCTGCACCTGTGCTCCAACACGCTGACCGAGGAGGCCATCACCGCCACCACCTTCGCGGTGGCCGACCGGGCTGCCGCCGCGGGAGCGCTCATCAGCGTGGATGCCAACCTCCGCCCCAACCTGTGGCCCGGCCACCGCGTGGACATCGCCCGCGTCACCGCCCTGCTGGACAGGGCGCAGCTCATCAAGCTGGCGAGCGAAGAGCTGGAGCTGCTGCGCAACGGCGTGCCCGAGGAGCGCTGGCTGGAGGAGCGGCGGGCCAGGGGCGCCGTGCTGGTGGTGATCACCGACGGAGGCAAGCCCGTGACGGCCGTGACGGCGCAGGGCCGGTTTCAGGTGACTCCGCCCAAGGTCCAGGTCGTGGACACCACGGCCGCGGGAGATGCCTTCATCGGCGGGCTGCTCTCCGCGGTGGTGGAAGCGCGGCTCACCCGGGACACGCTGGCCGCCTGGGCCGCGGACAGGGAGCAGCTGACGCGGGCCCTCGAGCTGGCCTGCCGCTGTGGGGCTTTCACGGTGACCCGGCCCGGCTCCTACGCCGCGCTGCCCCGGCGGGCGGACCTCGCCGCGCTGGCGGCCGAGGCACGGCCCTCCGCTGGCTGA
- a CDS encoding mannitol dehydrogenase family protein: MHTLDQAHLSSLPKSIVRPGYDRSKLRAGIAHIGVGGFHRAHQAIYLDRILSRPGHEAWGLCGINLLPQDASMAAVMKRQDGLYTVSEMAPDGTHVSRVVEAMVEYLYAPEQPQAVLDRLSHPDIRIVSLTITEGGYLIDAQGRFNLQHPSVVEDLAHPHEPKGVFGYLIEALDRRRKAGVQPFTVMSCDNLRHNGVQARKACVAFAQARDPRLAAWIEKEVGFPNAMVDRITPATDDATRKRLRELTNVDDGAPVICEDFIQWVLEDDFRNGRPEWEAGGVMITKDVSPYEEAKIRLLNASHTMLSYPAYLSGYRKVDEALRDPLFSGYLRDFLDHDAGVWLRSLPGLELEEYKATLIRRFSNQAVGDQLARLCIDGGSKIPGFLLPTVNLILEKGRPYHRIAFFLAAYDRYLRGGADEKGERYPINEPNARVVLEKVVPSDSPMTLLGIPELVGPRMPAHQGFVDLYLDLRKQLDAKGVVATLRELNAKHPSPPAA; encoded by the coding sequence ATGCATACCCTGGATCAGGCTCACCTCTCCTCGCTGCCGAAGTCGATCGTCCGCCCTGGTTATGACCGGAGCAAGCTGCGCGCGGGCATCGCGCACATCGGCGTGGGCGGCTTCCATCGCGCGCACCAGGCCATCTACCTCGATCGGATCCTCTCGCGGCCCGGCCACGAGGCCTGGGGCCTGTGCGGCATCAACCTGCTGCCACAGGACGCCTCCATGGCCGCCGTCATGAAGCGCCAGGATGGGCTCTATACGGTGAGCGAGATGGCTCCGGATGGCACCCACGTCTCGCGTGTCGTCGAGGCCATGGTGGAGTACCTCTACGCGCCCGAGCAGCCCCAGGCGGTGCTCGACCGGCTGAGCCACCCGGACATCCGCATCGTCTCGCTGACCATCACCGAGGGCGGCTACCTCATCGACGCGCAGGGCCGCTTCAACCTCCAGCACCCCTCGGTGGTGGAGGATCTCGCGCACCCCCACGAGCCCAAGGGCGTGTTCGGCTATCTCATCGAGGCGCTGGACCGCCGGCGCAAGGCGGGCGTGCAGCCCTTCACGGTGATGTCCTGCGACAACCTGCGGCACAACGGCGTCCAGGCCCGGAAGGCCTGCGTCGCCTTCGCCCAGGCGCGAGACCCGCGGCTCGCCGCGTGGATCGAGAAGGAGGTGGGCTTCCCCAACGCCATGGTCGACCGCATCACCCCCGCCACGGATGATGCCACTCGCAAGCGGCTGCGCGAGCTGACCAACGTCGACGACGGCGCTCCCGTCATCTGCGAGGACTTCATCCAGTGGGTCCTGGAGGACGACTTCCGCAACGGCCGCCCGGAGTGGGAGGCCGGGGGCGTGATGATCACGAAGGACGTGTCTCCGTACGAGGAGGCGAAGATCCGCCTGCTCAACGCGAGCCACACCATGCTCTCGTACCCGGCCTACCTCTCGGGGTACCGCAAGGTGGACGAAGCCCTGCGCGACCCGCTCTTCTCGGGCTACCTGCGCGACTTCCTCGACCATGACGCGGGCGTGTGGCTGCGCTCGCTCCCCGGGCTCGAGCTCGAGGAGTACAAGGCCACGCTGATCCGGCGCTTCTCCAACCAGGCCGTGGGGGATCAGCTGGCGCGGCTGTGCATCGATGGCGGCTCGAAGATTCCGGGCTTCCTGCTGCCCACGGTGAACCTCATCCTGGAGAAGGGCCGCCCCTACCATCGCATCGCGTTCTTCCTCGCGGCCTATGATCGCTACCTGCGAGGCGGCGCGGACGAGAAGGGCGAGCGCTATCCCATCAACGAGCCCAACGCGCGCGTGGTGCTGGAGAAGGTCGTCCCGAGCGACTCGCCGATGACGCTGCTCGGCATTCCCGAGCTCGTCGGCCCCCGGATGCCGGCGCACCAGGGCTTCGTCGACCTGTACCTGGACCTGCGCAAGCAGCTCGATGCGAAGGGCGTGGTGGCGACGCTCCGGGAGCTCAACGCGAAGCACCCTTCCCCGCCCGCCGCCTGA
- the xylB gene encoding xylulokinase produces MYLGIDVGTSSVKAVLVDAQERILASASVALEVTRPRPGWSEQEPDAWVRGCELALDELAASHPAELAAVEGIGLSGQMHGATLLGADDRPLRPAILWNDGRSQAECPELEERCPRSREIAGNIAMPGFTAPKLLWVARHEPDVFSRTRKVLLPKDYLRLFLVGEHVSDMSDAAGTLWLDVARRAWSEELLAATGLQLSHMPRLVEGSERSGQLRPELARRWGMTRSPVVAGGGGDNAASAIGIGAVRPGEAFVSLGTSGVLFVSNARFSPNTEGAVHAFCHAVPGTWHQMGVILSAAASLEWLSTLLSEPAPSLVAALGERVQAPSPVKFLPYLSGERTPHNDASARGAFVGLAHGDGRAALTQAVLEGVAYAFADCLRVLSEAGTQVARASAVGGGSRSPLWLKILASVLNRPLDVHAEGDFGGAFGAARLGRLAATGEDPFKLAVPPPVARTIEPDAALVHRYAQEYPRWRRLYPALRE; encoded by the coding sequence GTGTACCTCGGCATCGATGTGGGGACGTCGTCCGTGAAGGCGGTACTCGTGGATGCCCAGGAGCGCATCCTCGCCAGTGCCAGCGTGGCCCTGGAAGTCACTCGGCCGCGCCCAGGCTGGTCCGAGCAGGAGCCGGATGCCTGGGTGCGTGGCTGTGAACTCGCGCTGGACGAGCTCGCGGCCTCCCACCCGGCGGAGCTGGCGGCCGTCGAGGGCATCGGCCTGTCCGGTCAGATGCACGGCGCCACCCTGCTTGGTGCTGATGACCGGCCGCTGCGTCCCGCCATCCTGTGGAACGATGGCCGCTCGCAGGCCGAGTGCCCCGAGCTGGAGGAGCGCTGCCCCCGCTCCCGGGAGATTGCCGGCAACATTGCCATGCCTGGCTTCACCGCGCCCAAGCTGCTGTGGGTCGCCCGGCACGAGCCGGATGTCTTCTCCCGCACGCGCAAGGTGCTGCTGCCCAAGGACTATCTCCGCCTGTTCCTCGTGGGCGAGCACGTCTCGGACATGTCGGACGCCGCCGGGACGCTCTGGCTGGATGTGGCCCGTCGCGCCTGGTCCGAGGAGCTCCTCGCGGCCACCGGGCTCCAGCTCTCGCACATGCCACGGTTGGTGGAGGGCTCGGAGCGCTCCGGCCAGTTGCGGCCCGAGCTGGCTCGGCGCTGGGGCATGACGCGCTCGCCCGTGGTGGCGGGCGGTGGAGGAGACAACGCGGCCAGTGCCATCGGTATCGGCGCGGTGCGGCCTGGCGAGGCCTTCGTCTCCCTCGGAACGTCCGGCGTGCTCTTCGTCTCCAACGCACGCTTCTCCCCAAACACGGAGGGCGCGGTGCACGCCTTCTGCCACGCCGTGCCCGGCACCTGGCACCAGATGGGAGTCATCCTCTCCGCCGCGGCGAGCCTCGAGTGGTTGTCCACGCTGCTCAGCGAGCCTGCGCCCTCGCTCGTCGCCGCCCTGGGAGAGCGCGTCCAGGCTCCCTCTCCCGTGAAGTTCCTTCCCTATCTCTCCGGCGAGCGCACGCCGCACAACGATGCCTCGGCTCGGGGCGCGTTCGTGGGACTGGCTCATGGAGACGGCCGCGCGGCGCTGACCCAGGCCGTCCTGGAGGGCGTGGCCTATGCCTTCGCCGACTGCCTGCGGGTGCTCTCGGAGGCGGGGACACAGGTGGCTCGCGCTTCGGCCGTGGGCGGTGGCTCCCGCTCACCCCTGTGGCTGAAGATCCTCGCGAGCGTGCTGAACCGGCCGCTGGACGTGCACGCGGAAGGTGACTTTGGCGGCGCGTTCGGAGCCGCCCGCCTGGGCCGGCTCGCGGCCACGGGCGAGGACCCTTTCAAGCTCGCGGTGCCTCCCCCCGTGGCTCGAACGATCGAGCCCGATGCGGCGCTCGTCCACCGCTATGCCCAGGAGTACCCGCGCTGGCGCCGTCTGTACCCCGCGCTCCGGGAGTGA